From one Gracilibacillus salinarum genomic stretch:
- a CDS encoding tRNA1(Val) (adenine(37)-N6)-methyltransferase, whose translation MHLKDDERIDDLLANQTMKIIQSPSVFAFSIDAVLLADFASAPRTRGKILDLCSGNGVIPLLLSQRSSVPITGVELQERLYDMACRSIELNQLNEQLNMLHGDLKDMPNHFKNNKFDLVTVNPPYFQTSNKKHHNDNDYLTIARHEIYCTLEDVVQSCSKLVKSGGKVAMVHRPSRLVDIVTLFRQYKIEPKRIRYVYPKQGKEANILLIEGIRDGNPDLHMLPPLYAFDENGDYTKELEGILYGRKT comes from the coding sequence ATGCACTTGAAAGATGATGAACGGATCGATGACCTTTTAGCAAATCAAACGATGAAAATTATCCAAAGTCCTTCTGTATTTGCTTTTTCTATCGATGCTGTACTGTTGGCAGACTTTGCATCTGCACCAAGAACAAGAGGAAAGATACTTGATTTATGCTCAGGCAATGGTGTCATTCCATTATTGCTATCACAACGGTCAAGCGTCCCCATTACAGGGGTAGAACTGCAGGAGCGGTTATATGATATGGCATGCCGCAGTATTGAGCTTAATCAACTCAATGAACAGCTGAACATGCTCCATGGCGATCTAAAAGATATGCCGAATCATTTTAAAAACAATAAGTTCGATTTAGTCACGGTAAATCCGCCATATTTTCAAACGAGTAATAAGAAACATCACAATGATAATGACTATTTAACGATTGCAAGACATGAAATCTACTGTACATTAGAAGATGTGGTACAATCATGTAGTAAACTGGTGAAATCCGGCGGTAAAGTGGCGATGGTTCACCGCCCGTCACGGCTGGTTGATATTGTCACGTTATTCAGACAATACAAAATAGAACCGAAACGAATTCGTTATGTGTATCCGAAACAGGGAAAAGAAGCGAACATCTTATTAATAGAAGGAATACGAGATGGTAATCCCGATCTCCACATGTTACCGCCGTTATATGCTTTCGATGAAAATGGCGATTATACAAAAGAGTTGGAAGGAATACTATATGGAAGAAAAACGTAA
- a CDS encoding GIY-YIG nuclease family protein, producing MEEKRNHFVYILKCKDNTLYTGYTTNVKRRMRMHEDGKGAKYTRGRSPFQLAYQMQCETKSDALQLEAKIKKLSKKKKELLIKEARQGGYPDNANSKKLSE from the coding sequence ATGGAAGAAAAACGTAATCATTTTGTTTATATTCTGAAGTGTAAAGATAATACGCTCTACACCGGTTATACTACGAATGTGAAGCGACGAATGCGTATGCATGAAGACGGAAAAGGTGCGAAATATACGAGAGGGAGATCTCCTTTTCAATTAGCCTATCAAATGCAGTGCGAAACGAAATCAGATGCCTTACAACTAGAAGCAAAAATAAAAAAACTGTCGAAAAAAAAGAAAGAACTATTAATTAAAGAAGCGAGGCAAGGAGGGTATCCTGACAATGCAAATTCAAAAAAGCTATCAGAATGA
- the rsmI gene encoding 16S rRNA (cytidine(1402)-2'-O)-methyltransferase translates to MQIQKSYQNESEKGTLYVVPTPIGNLEDITFRALKVLEQSDIVLAEDTRNTGKLLHHFELKKKMISYHEHNKMAREEQIIEMLHNGSMLALVSDAGMPGISDPGYEIIRAAIDADYSVVVLPGASAALSALVGSGLPTDQFYFYGFLPRKKKDRDQALQLLQSIDTTFILYESPHRIGDTLQLLADSLGDRRVAVARELTKKFEEFIRGNLADVSNWVNENPIKGECVILVEGIKLEEEANWWTDLTLSQHVEQLIEQEQVSSKEAVKSVAKVRNIPKREVYSAYHME, encoded by the coding sequence ATGCAAATTCAAAAAAGCTATCAGAATGAATCCGAGAAAGGAACACTCTATGTCGTGCCAACACCTATCGGTAACTTAGAGGATATTACATTCCGGGCTCTAAAAGTGTTAGAACAATCAGATATCGTGTTGGCTGAAGATACAAGAAATACAGGGAAGTTATTGCATCATTTTGAGTTGAAGAAGAAAATGATCAGCTACCATGAACATAATAAAATGGCCAGAGAAGAACAAATTATTGAAATGCTGCATAATGGAAGTATGCTGGCTTTAGTCAGTGATGCAGGCATGCCGGGCATATCCGATCCTGGTTATGAAATCATTCGTGCAGCAATTGATGCAGATTATTCAGTAGTAGTATTACCTGGAGCAAGTGCTGCATTGTCTGCGCTTGTAGGATCAGGTTTACCGACAGATCAGTTTTATTTCTACGGTTTTTTGCCGAGAAAGAAAAAAGATCGTGACCAGGCTTTACAGCTATTACAGTCGATCGATACAACATTTATCTTATATGAATCACCACACCGAATAGGCGATACGTTACAGCTATTAGCAGATAGTCTAGGTGATCGACGTGTGGCAGTGGCTCGGGAACTAACGAAAAAATTTGAAGAATTTATTAGAGGAAACCTGGCTGATGTGTCGAATTGGGTCAATGAAAATCCGATTAAAGGGGAATGTGTCATCCTGGTAGAAGGGATAAAGCTAGAAGAAGAGGCTAATTGGTGGACAGACCTTACCTTATCGCAACATGTCGAACAATTAATCGAACAAGAACAGGTCTCCAGCAAAGAGGCGGTTAAATCAGTAGCTAAAGTTCGCAATATTCCGAAACGAGAAGTGTATAGCGCTTATCATATGGAATAA